The proteins below come from a single Chryseobacterium sp. MA9 genomic window:
- the recJ gene encoding single-stranded-DNA-specific exonuclease RecJ has product MSQKWIYKPEPDEEVVDRLSSSLGFGTFESKILVLRGIDNYQKAREFFKPNLNDIHNPFLMADMQKAVERIATAIENGEKILVYGDYDVDGTTAVALMYLYLSKIVEKKYLDYYIPDRNSEGYGISTEGIDFAKENGFSLIIALDCGIKALDMINYASKLGIDFIICDHHLPGEEIPDAAAVLDPKRNDCRYPFKELSGCGVGFKLCQGLNTIYKLPEAELFELTDLLAISIAADIVSMTGENRVLAKMGLKTLRKTRNLGLRLLIPEDKLSHFEISNIVFEIAPKINAAGRISHGKAAVELMVSDNLKHANQIVSDIMNLNDERRELDMNSTLSALNQIIESQQETKHTTIVYHPEWNKGVIGIVASRLIETYYKPTLVFTDGNNGEMVASARSVSDFDVHEALDMCSEYFLKFGGHHAAAGLSMEKDKFDAFKERFEKIVSEKIKDHQKEPSIAIDTEITVDEINREFINFHRKLAPFGPHNMKPIFTLTNQKLSGYVKTMGKDNNHLKFYIKQESTGRNIECVGFKLGPFVEDFKNKNFDLAFTLEENHWKGNVTHYLNIKDVKFRD; this is encoded by the coding sequence ATGAGTCAAAAATGGATTTATAAGCCTGAACCCGATGAGGAAGTTGTGGACAGACTAAGTTCGTCACTTGGTTTTGGTACTTTTGAATCTAAGATCCTCGTTTTAAGAGGGATTGACAATTATCAAAAGGCCAGAGAATTCTTCAAACCGAACCTTAACGATATACATAACCCGTTTTTAATGGCAGATATGCAAAAGGCTGTAGAGCGTATTGCAACAGCAATTGAAAATGGTGAAAAAATATTGGTATATGGAGACTATGATGTGGACGGAACCACAGCGGTTGCTTTAATGTACCTTTATCTCAGCAAAATTGTTGAGAAAAAATATCTGGACTATTATATTCCGGACAGAAATTCTGAAGGATATGGAATTTCTACTGAAGGAATTGATTTTGCCAAAGAAAATGGGTTCTCACTAATCATTGCTCTGGATTGTGGAATAAAGGCCCTTGATATGATCAACTATGCCAGTAAACTGGGTATAGATTTTATTATTTGCGACCATCACCTTCCGGGTGAAGAAATTCCGGATGCTGCGGCTGTACTTGATCCTAAAAGAAATGACTGCCGATATCCTTTCAAAGAACTTTCGGGATGTGGTGTTGGTTTTAAGCTTTGCCAGGGATTAAATACAATTTATAAATTACCGGAAGCAGAATTATTTGAACTGACTGATCTCCTAGCCATTTCTATTGCAGCTGATATTGTTTCCATGACAGGAGAAAACAGAGTGCTGGCTAAAATGGGATTAAAAACTCTTAGAAAGACCAGAAATCTGGGATTAAGATTGTTAATTCCTGAGGATAAACTTTCTCATTTTGAAATTTCCAATATTGTTTTTGAAATAGCTCCTAAAATTAATGCAGCCGGAAGGATTTCTCATGGCAAAGCTGCCGTAGAGCTTATGGTTTCCGACAATCTGAAACATGCCAACCAGATTGTGAGCGATATCATGAATCTTAACGATGAAAGAAGAGAGCTGGATATGAATTCCACTCTTTCTGCATTAAACCAAATTATAGAGTCTCAGCAAGAAACCAAGCATACAACAATCGTTTATCATCCTGAATGGAATAAAGGAGTGATTGGTATTGTAGCTTCCCGGCTTATTGAAACTTATTATAAGCCCACACTGGTATTTACTGATGGTAATAATGGAGAAATGGTAGCTTCTGCGAGATCTGTTTCTGATTTCGATGTGCATGAAGCTCTTGATATGTGTTCAGAATATTTCCTTAAGTTTGGGGGTCATCATGCAGCTGCCGGACTTTCTATGGAAAAAGATAAGTTTGATGCTTTCAAAGAAAGATTTGAAAAAATTGTTTCTGAAAAAATTAAAGACCATCAAAAAGAGCCTTCCATTGCTATTGATACTGAAATTACAGTTGATGAAATCAACAGAGAGTTTATCAATTTCCACAGAAAATTGGCTCCATTTGGACCTCACAATATGAAACCTATTTTTACATTGACGAATCAGAAACTGTCAGGTTATGTGAAAACAATGGGGAAAGATAATAACCACCTGAAGTTTTATATTAAGCAGGAATCTACAGGACGAAATATTGAATGTGTAGGATTTAAGCTAGGACCATTTGTTGAAGATTTTAAAAATAAAAATTTCGACCTTGCTTTTACCCTTGAAGAAAATCACTGGAAGGGCAATGTCACGCATTATCTAAATATTAAGGATGTGAAATTCAGGGATTGA
- a CDS encoding M48 family metalloprotease: MKKIIVCLSLLGAMNSISAQKINLGKAAGMVSNGAKALTFTNEDAVKLSKESVDWMDKNNAVAGPKDPYTVRLNKLFGKHKSQDGLNLNYKVYKVKDINAFACADGSVRVFSSLMDIMTDNELLAVIGHEIGHVKNQDTKDAMKSAYLKAAALDAASSASSAVATLNESQVGKMANAFLDASHSKKQESEADTYSYDFMKANKYDVVGAYTAFKKLALLSQGSTQTGFEKMFNSHPDSEKRAQAIKKRAEKDGLWKDPGTVALPTAKLTK; the protein is encoded by the coding sequence ATGAAAAAAATTATCGTGTGCCTTTCACTTTTAGGGGCAATGAATTCGATCAGTGCACAAAAAATTAATCTTGGTAAAGCTGCCGGAATGGTTTCAAATGGTGCAAAAGCTCTAACATTTACGAACGAAGATGCGGTTAAATTATCCAAAGAATCAGTAGACTGGATGGATAAAAATAATGCCGTAGCAGGACCGAAAGATCCATATACCGTGAGACTGAACAAACTGTTTGGAAAACACAAATCTCAAGACGGTCTTAATTTGAATTATAAAGTTTATAAAGTAAAAGATATCAATGCGTTTGCCTGCGCAGACGGAAGTGTACGTGTGTTCTCTTCTCTGATGGATATCATGACAGATAATGAGCTGCTTGCCGTTATCGGACATGAAATAGGACACGTGAAAAATCAGGATACAAAAGATGCAATGAAATCTGCTTATCTGAAAGCGGCGGCATTAGATGCAGCATCATCAGCTTCTTCTGCTGTAGCTACTCTTAATGAGAGCCAGGTAGGAAAAATGGCAAATGCATTTTTGGATGCTTCACACAGCAAAAAACAGGAATCAGAAGCAGATACTTACTCATACGATTTTATGAAAGCTAACAAATATGATGTTGTAGGAGCTTATACAGCTTTCAAAAAACTGGCATTGCTTTCACAGGGGAGTACACAGACCGGTTTTGAAAAGATGTTCAACTCTCACCCTGATAGCGAGAAAAGAGCACAGGCAATCAAGAAAAGAGCAGAAAAAGATGGATTATGGAAAGATCCGGGAACTGTTGCTCTTCCAACAGCAAAACTTACAAAATAA
- a CDS encoding ABC-F family ATP-binding cassette domain-containing protein → MLTVSNLSLQFGKRVLFDEVNIMFTKGNCYGIIGANGAGKSTFLKILTGKQDPTTGHVSLEPGKRMSVLEQDHFAYDQYTVLEAVLRGNKKLFEIKEEMDALYAKEDFSDEDGIKAGELGVIYDEMGGWTAESDAQTMLSNVGVKDDMHWQMMSELENKDKVKVLLAQALFGNPDVLILDEPTNDLDIDTISWLEDFLADYENTVIVVSHDRHFLDTVCTHIGDLDYAKLNLYTGNYSFWYQASQLATRQRAQANKKAEEKKKELQDFIARFSSNVAKAKQATARKKMIDKLNIDDIKPSSRRYPAIIFEMEREAGDQILDVKGLEKTKDGELLFSNIDLNLKKGDKVAVLSKNSLAITEFFEILAGNVEADKGNVAWGVTTNQSHMPLDNTNFFQEDLSLVDWLRQFTKNDEERHEEFVRGFLGRMLFSGDEALKSCKVLSGGEKMRCMFSRMMLQKANVLLLDEPTNHLDLESITTLNNSLSNFKGNLLLASHDHEMLSTVCNRIIELTPSGIIDREMTYDEYLADKKVKELREKMYS, encoded by the coding sequence ATGTTAACAGTATCTAACTTATCTTTACAATTCGGGAAAAGAGTTCTTTTTGACGAGGTAAATATTATGTTTACCAAAGGAAACTGCTACGGAATCATCGGAGCAAACGGTGCGGGAAAGTCTACATTCCTTAAAATATTAACAGGAAAGCAGGATCCTACAACAGGGCATGTATCTCTGGAACCAGGGAAAAGAATGTCAGTTTTGGAGCAGGATCACTTTGCTTATGATCAGTATACTGTTCTTGAAGCTGTTTTGAGAGGTAACAAGAAATTATTTGAGATAAAAGAGGAAATGGATGCGTTATACGCAAAAGAAGATTTCTCTGACGAAGACGGAATAAAAGCGGGTGAACTAGGTGTAATCTATGATGAAATGGGAGGTTGGACTGCAGAATCTGATGCACAGACAATGCTTTCAAACGTTGGAGTTAAAGATGATATGCACTGGCAGATGATGAGCGAACTTGAGAATAAGGACAAAGTAAAGGTTCTTTTGGCTCAGGCTCTTTTCGGAAACCCGGATGTATTGATTCTGGATGAACCTACCAACGACCTTGATATTGATACCATCTCATGGCTGGAAGATTTCCTTGCAGATTATGAAAATACAGTAATCGTTGTATCTCACGACCGTCACTTCTTAGATACGGTTTGTACGCACATCGGTGACCTGGATTATGCTAAACTTAACCTTTACACGGGTAACTATTCTTTCTGGTACCAAGCTTCTCAATTGGCAACAAGACAAAGAGCTCAGGCAAATAAGAAAGCTGAAGAGAAGAAAAAAGAACTTCAGGACTTCATTGCAAGATTCAGCTCGAACGTTGCTAAAGCAAAGCAGGCTACTGCAAGAAAGAAAATGATCGACAAATTAAACATTGACGATATTAAACCATCTTCAAGAAGATATCCGGCTATTATTTTCGAAATGGAAAGAGAGGCTGGTGATCAGATTTTAGATGTAAAAGGTCTTGAAAAAACAAAAGACGGAGAGCTTTTATTCTCTAATATTGATTTGAATCTTAAGAAAGGAGATAAAGTAGCTGTACTTTCCAAAAACTCTTTAGCGATTACAGAATTCTTCGAAATTTTAGCAGGAAACGTAGAAGCTGATAAAGGAAATGTTGCCTGGGGAGTTACAACCAATCAGTCTCACATGCCATTGGACAATACCAACTTCTTCCAGGAAGATCTAAGCCTGGTTGACTGGTTGAGACAATTTACAAAAAATGACGAAGAGCGTCACGAAGAGTTTGTAAGAGGATTCCTTGGAAGAATGCTTTTCTCAGGTGATGAAGCTTTAAAGTCTTGTAAAGTACTTTCAGGAGGTGAAAAAATGAGATGTATGTTCAGCAGAATGATGCTTCAGAAAGCAAACGTTCTTTTATTAGATGAACCTACCAACCACTTAGACCTTGAAAGTATCACCACTTTAAACAACTCTTTATCTAACTTCAAAGGAAATCTTTTATTGGCCTCTCATGACCACGAAATGCTTTCAACAGTCTGTAACAGAATCATTGAACTGACTCCTTCCGGAATTATCGACAGAGAAATGACTTATGACGAATACCTTGCTGACAAAAAGGTAAAAGAATTAAGAGAAAAAATGTATTCTTAA
- the smpB gene encoding SsrA-binding protein SmpB has product MKIEKTVSILNRRARFEYEILEEYEAGMVLTGTEIKSLRSSKASITESFCQFIDGELYIINMMIDEYKLGTFYNHKTKRERKLLLHKKELQKLEKKLKDAGNTIIPLKLYITDRGKAKVLIALGRGKKLFDKREAIKDRENKRNLDRILKKS; this is encoded by the coding sequence ATGAAGATTGAGAAAACAGTTAGTATATTAAACAGAAGAGCCCGTTTTGAATATGAAATTCTTGAAGAATATGAAGCAGGAATGGTTTTGACGGGTACCGAAATAAAATCTTTACGTTCATCCAAAGCATCTATCACAGAATCGTTCTGTCAGTTTATTGATGGGGAATTGTACATCATTAACATGATGATTGATGAGTATAAATTAGGAACTTTTTACAATCATAAAACAAAAAGGGAACGGAAATTGCTCTTGCACAAAAAAGAATTACAAAAACTTGAAAAAAAGTTAAAGGATGCTGGGAACACCATAATACCTTTAAAATTATATATCACTGACCGAGGTAAAGCAAAGGTGCTAATAGCGCTTGGTAGAGGGAAAAAACTTTTCGATAAAAGAGAGGCAATAAAAGATAGAGAAAACAAACGGAACCTGGACAGAATATTAAAGAAAAGTTAA
- a CDS encoding OmpA family protein — MKNLKLGISALALTVASTVFAQTTNNPWLIGVGAHAENHVAARGTFSNTFSANNLTKNMFNVNNFSITPPLSKLTVARNVGKGLVIDWQTSVGNVENKRFNMGKEFFLMTGLGFQAHAAGLLWNEESWFDPYLRVGANYLRHDYTALTFPRTAVDANGNPIENIVNGKDGNENGKANHFTVATGAGANFWVTKNFGLGVQGDYVSTPGDHSTVANFWQASASILFRFGNRDRDKDGILDKDDLCPDTPGLPEFQGCPDTDGDGVPDKDDQCPEVAGPVENNGCPWPDTDGDGVIDKDDACPTVAGPAENNGCPWPDTDGDGILDKDDACPTVPGLPEYNGCPKPKDVIAKEATGALKDILFDFNKATIRPESSGKLDQAATIIKQSNDGTFLVTGHTDKKGADSYNLKLSRQRAASVVGALEARGVSANQLKSVGVGERDATVSEKASDAERIVDRKVVVEAVNGAAWDALKKSDLDVVEKKTVVKKAKKAPAKKKAAAKKKK, encoded by the coding sequence ATGAAAAATCTAAAATTAGGAATTTCAGCATTGGCGCTTACTGTTGCCTCTACTGTTTTCGCACAGACTACCAACAATCCGTGGTTAATCGGGGTTGGTGCTCATGCAGAAAACCACGTAGCAGCGAGAGGTACTTTCAGTAATACGTTCTCTGCTAACAATTTGACAAAGAACATGTTCAATGTGAACAACTTCTCTATTACACCTCCATTGTCTAAGTTAACAGTTGCTAGAAATGTTGGTAAAGGTTTAGTAATTGACTGGCAGACTTCTGTTGGGAATGTTGAAAACAAAAGATTCAACATGGGGAAAGAATTTTTCCTAATGACAGGTCTTGGTTTCCAGGCTCACGCTGCAGGTCTTTTATGGAACGAAGAATCTTGGTTTGATCCATATTTAAGAGTTGGTGCTAACTACTTAAGACATGACTATACTGCTCTTACTTTCCCAAGAACTGCTGTTGACGCTAACGGTAATCCAATCGAAAACATTGTTAACGGAAAAGACGGTAATGAGAATGGTAAAGCTAACCACTTTACTGTAGCTACAGGTGCTGGTGCTAACTTCTGGGTAACTAAGAACTTCGGTCTTGGTGTTCAAGGAGATTATGTATCAACTCCAGGTGACCACTCTACAGTGGCTAACTTCTGGCAAGCTTCTGCTTCTATCTTATTCAGATTCGGAAACAGAGACAGAGATAAGGATGGTATCCTAGATAAAGATGATCTTTGTCCAGATACTCCAGGTCTACCAGAATTCCAAGGATGTCCTGACACTGACGGTGACGGAGTTCCAGATAAAGACGATCAATGTCCAGAAGTGGCTGGTCCAGTTGAAAACAACGGATGCCCTTGGCCAGATACTGACGGTGATGGTGTAATCGACAAAGATGACGCTTGTCCTACAGTAGCAGGTCCTGCTGAAAACAACGGTTGTCCTTGGCCAGATACAGACGGTGACGGTATCTTAGATAAAGATGATGCTTGTCCTACTGTTCCAGGTCTTCCTGAATACAACGGATGTCCTAAGCCAAAAGATGTAATCGCTAAAGAAGCTACAGGAGCTCTTAAAGATATCTTATTTGATTTCAATAAGGCTACAATCAGACCTGAATCTAGCGGTAAATTAGATCAAGCTGCAACAATCATTAAGCAATCTAACGACGGTACATTCTTAGTAACAGGTCACACTGATAAGAAAGGTGCTGATTCTTATAACTTGAAACTTTCTAGACAAAGAGCTGCTTCAGTAGTTGGTGCTCTAGAAGCAAGAGGTGTAAGTGCAAATCAATTAAAATCTGTAGGAGTTGGTGAAAGAGACGCTACTGTTTCTGAAAAAGCTTCTGATGCAGAAAGAATTGTTGATAGAAAAGTAGTTGTTGAGGCTGTTAATGGTGCTGCTTGGGATGCACTTAAGAAATCTGATCTAGACGTTGTAGAGAAGAAGACTGTAGTGAAAAAAGCAAAAAAAGCTCCAGCTAAGAAAAAAGCTGCTGCTAAAAAGAAAAAATAA
- a CDS encoding YebC/PmpR family DNA-binding transcriptional regulator — protein sequence MGRAFEYRKASKMARWDKMAKTFSKIGKDIALAVKAGGTDPEANPALRRCIQNAKGANMPKDNVERAIKKASGADAENYEEITYEGYGQGGVAFFVECTTNNTTRTVANVRAVFNKFDGNLGKNGELAFIFDRKGIFTLDLAQIKMDWDDFEMEMIDGGAEDVEKDEEEVMITTAFEDFGSLSHKLDELGIEAKSAELQRIPNNTKEVNAEQFKANMKMLERFEEDDDVQNVYHNMEITEELMDSL from the coding sequence ATGGGAAGAGCATTTGAATATAGAAAAGCTTCTAAAATGGCCAGATGGGATAAAATGGCCAAAACATTCTCCAAAATAGGTAAAGACATTGCATTAGCTGTAAAAGCAGGCGGAACAGATCCTGAAGCCAATCCGGCGCTGAGAAGATGTATCCAGAATGCGAAAGGGGCAAACATGCCTAAGGACAACGTAGAACGTGCGATTAAGAAAGCGAGCGGTGCCGATGCAGAGAACTATGAAGAAATCACGTATGAAGGCTATGGGCAAGGTGGTGTTGCTTTTTTTGTAGAATGTACTACAAACAATACAACAAGAACTGTAGCGAACGTGAGAGCTGTTTTTAACAAGTTTGATGGTAACCTCGGGAAAAATGGTGAATTGGCATTTATCTTCGATAGAAAAGGAATTTTCACACTTGATTTGGCTCAGATCAAAATGGATTGGGATGATTTTGAAATGGAAATGATTGATGGCGGAGCAGAAGATGTAGAAAAAGATGAAGAAGAAGTAATGATTACAACTGCTTTTGAAGATTTCGGTTCTTTATCACACAAATTAGATGAGCTGGGTATTGAAGCGAAGAGTGCAGAACTTCAAAGAATTCCAAACAATACAAAAGAAGTAAATGCGGAACAGTTCAAAGCTAATATGAAAATGCTTGAGCGTTTCGAAGAGGATGATGACGTTCAAAACGTTTACCACAATATGGAAATCACAGAAGAGCTGATGGACTCTTTATAA
- a CDS encoding UDP-2,3-diacylglucosamine diphosphatase, giving the protein MKRNVELVVISDVHLGTYGCKAKELLRYLNSIQPKTLVLNGDIIDIWQFKKSYFPKPHLKVIRKILSLATKNTDVYYITGNHDEMFRKFTDFELGKLKVCNKICLNIDEKKTWIFHGDVFDASVQHSKWIAKLGGKGYDLLIIINNVVNWFLEKMGKEKYSFSKKIKNNVKKAVKYIGDFELTASELAIDNNYDYVVCGHIHQPQIREVVNKKGSCTYLNSGDWIENLSALEYNNKEWTIFYYDEHKHLLKDDEVEEIQEMDNSALLKIVTNFS; this is encoded by the coding sequence ATGAAAAGAAACGTTGAATTAGTTGTTATATCGGATGTTCATTTGGGAACTTATGGATGTAAGGCTAAAGAATTGTTGAGATATCTCAATTCTATCCAGCCTAAAACTTTAGTTTTGAACGGTGATATTATTGATATCTGGCAGTTTAAAAAGTCTTACTTCCCTAAACCTCATTTGAAAGTAATCAGAAAGATTCTTTCATTGGCAACCAAGAATACAGACGTCTATTACATCACGGGTAATCATGATGAAATGTTTCGAAAGTTCACAGATTTTGAACTTGGGAAACTTAAAGTCTGTAATAAAATCTGTCTGAATATTGATGAGAAAAAAACCTGGATATTTCACGGTGATGTTTTCGATGCATCCGTCCAGCACTCAAAATGGATTGCCAAACTTGGCGGAAAAGGATATGACCTCCTGATTATTATCAATAATGTTGTAAATTGGTTCTTAGAAAAAATGGGTAAAGAGAAATACTCGTTTTCGAAAAAGATCAAAAACAATGTGAAAAAAGCGGTAAAATATATCGGAGATTTTGAACTTACAGCTTCTGAGCTGGCTATTGACAATAATTATGATTATGTAGTTTGCGGACATATCCACCAGCCACAGATACGTGAGGTTGTTAATAAAAAAGGATCCTGTACTTATTTGAATTCGGGGGATTGGATTGAAAATCTCTCTGCCTTAGAATACAATAATAAAGAATGGACAATTTTTTATTATGACGAGCATAAACATTTGCTGAAAGATGATGAAGTGGAAGAAATTCAGGAAATGGATAATTCTGCTCTTTTAAAAATTGTAACCAACTTTTCCTAG
- a CDS encoding glycosyltransferase family protein, producing MKILYAFQGTGNGHIARAQEIIPLLKKYASVDTLISGHQSQLKADFDINFQYRGISLLYNKTGGLSYRKTFTENKFFEAAKTIRELELSQYDLIINDYEPLTGWASKLKKLPMIELSHQASMSFPETPKPKKKDFLGEMILKYYVPSERKIGFHFENYHPQIKKPVIRKKIRNLNPYKQGYYLVYLPSFADENIIKVLRKIPVEWKVFSKYSKVQVKVKNVEVFPIDESQYLKYFEGCEGILCNAGFESPAEALFMDKKLFVIPIHNQYEQECNACALDKMGIPNSKVLNLQEIMEWVASDHHLRVDYPDDIEDILLNEVLIL from the coding sequence ATGAAGATTTTGTACGCATTCCAGGGTACTGGAAACGGTCACATTGCCAGAGCACAGGAAATTATTCCTCTTCTCAAAAAATATGCATCTGTTGATACACTGATCAGTGGGCACCAATCGCAATTAAAGGCTGATTTTGACATCAATTTCCAATACAGGGGTATTTCCCTTCTTTATAACAAAACAGGAGGTTTATCCTACCGAAAAACGTTTACAGAAAATAAATTCTTTGAAGCAGCCAAAACAATAAGAGAATTGGAGCTTTCACAATATGATTTAATCATTAACGATTATGAGCCTTTAACAGGCTGGGCTTCCAAACTGAAAAAACTTCCGATGATAGAGCTTAGCCACCAGGCTTCCATGAGTTTTCCGGAAACACCAAAACCCAAGAAAAAGGATTTTCTGGGAGAAATGATTTTAAAATACTATGTTCCCAGTGAAAGGAAAATAGGGTTTCATTTTGAAAACTATCATCCTCAGATCAAAAAACCTGTGATCAGAAAAAAAATCAGAAACCTTAATCCTTATAAACAGGGATATTATCTTGTATATCTTCCCAGTTTTGCTGATGAAAATATCATCAAGGTTTTAAGAAAAATTCCTGTTGAATGGAAAGTGTTTTCAAAATACAGCAAAGTTCAGGTCAAAGTAAAAAATGTGGAAGTATTTCCTATTGATGAAAGCCAATATCTGAAATATTTTGAAGGCTGTGAAGGGATTTTATGCAATGCAGGTTTCGAATCTCCTGCAGAGGCATTGTTTATGGATAAAAAACTGTTCGTGATTCCCATCCATAATCAATATGAACAGGAATGTAATGCATGTGCTCTTGACAAAATGGGAATACCCAACTCCAAGGTTTTAAATCTTCAGGAAATTATGGAATGGGTTGCTTCTGATCATCATCTCAGAGTAGATTACCCGGATGATATTGAAGATATTCTATTGAATGAGGTTTTAATTCTTTAA
- a CDS encoding GNAT family N-acetyltransferase, which yields MKFENNKSGNGGVLTLNNEIKEVGRLTYTIFPEDHKLIISFVLVHPEFEGRGMGKFLVEEAIKFARENNWKVYPHCSYARSVMMRMSDVDDIFLKN from the coding sequence ATGAAATTTGAAAACAATAAATCCGGAAACGGCGGAGTTCTTACCCTAAATAATGAAATAAAAGAAGTAGGCAGGCTTACCTATACTATTTTTCCTGAAGATCATAAACTGATTATCTCTTTTGTATTGGTACACCCTGAATTTGAAGGCAGAGGAATGGGAAAATTCTTAGTGGAAGAAGCCATCAAATTTGCAAGAGAAAACAACTGGAAAGTATACCCACACTGTTCTTACGCAAGATCTGTAATGATGAGAATGAGCGATGTGGATGATATATTTTTAAAGAATTAA
- a CDS encoding RDD family protein → MSQIAINTSQNVNINFNIAGVGERMLAFIIDLLIRIAYVVITLYLFFNIFDLGYLLDGLDEWSIRAVYLILTFPIYIYPLVLESLMEGQTPGKKLMKIKVVKIDGYQASFADYMIRWVFRIVDVSFAGVIGLISMIVSKNNQRLGDIASGTAVISLKNNINISHTILENIHEDYIPSFPQVIALSDNDMRIIKDNYTKALKVDDRQIINKLSNKIKSILKLEIDATKMTERQFINVIIKDYNYYTGKDN, encoded by the coding sequence ATGTCTCAAATTGCGATAAATACCTCACAAAATGTAAATATTAATTTTAATATTGCAGGCGTAGGAGAAAGGATGCTTGCCTTCATTATTGATCTTCTGATCAGGATAGCTTATGTAGTGATTACCCTGTATTTGTTCTTCAATATTTTTGACTTGGGATATTTATTAGACGGCCTTGATGAATGGTCTATAAGAGCTGTATATCTTATCCTTACTTTTCCTATTTACATTTATCCGCTTGTATTGGAAAGTTTAATGGAAGGCCAGACACCCGGCAAAAAGCTGATGAAAATCAAAGTGGTAAAGATTGACGGTTACCAAGCCAGTTTTGCAGATTATATGATCCGCTGGGTTTTCAGAATTGTTGATGTTTCATTCGCCGGAGTTATAGGACTTATCTCTATGATTGTTTCTAAAAACAACCAGCGCTTAGGGGACATTGCTTCCGGAACCGCTGTCATTTCTCTCAAAAACAACATCAATATCTCGCATACAATCCTGGAAAATATCCATGAAGATTATATCCCTTCTTTTCCGCAAGTCATTGCTTTGAGTGATAATGATATGAGAATCATCAAAGATAACTACACCAAAGCGTTAAAAGTAGACGACCGCCAGATTATCAATAAACTATCCAATAAAATTAAAAGTATCCTGAAACTGGAAATAGATGCTACTAAAATGACGGAAAGGCAGTTTATCAATGTAATTATCAAAGACTACAACTATTACACCGGAAAAGACAATTAA